AGATAGTCTTGTAAGGGCAATTGCATTTAGTCATAATGGTGAAATACTTGCTTTTACCAGTAGTAATTATACGATTAATTTATGGAATACCCGTATATCTCAGATCCAAAAGATTCTACAAGGACATACTAGTTATGTAAGAGCGATTACTTTTAGCCCTAATGGAAAAATTATTGTAACTTGTAGTCATGACCGCACAATCAAACTATGGGATATCAACACTGGAGAATGTTTAAAAACTTTGCAGGGACACAAAGATGCAGTTAACTCAATTGCTTGTGATTCCAATGGTAAAATTTTGGCTAGTGGTAGCACCGACGGTACAATCAAGCTATGGGATATAAACACAGGTGAATGCCTTAAAACTCTAAAAGAGCATGATAATTGGGTACAATCTGTTGCTTTTAGCCCTGATGGTCAAACTTTAGCTAGTGGAAGTCAAGACCATTCCGTAAAGCTATGGGATGTAAACACAGGCGAATGCCTTTACCGTTTTCAAGGATATGCTAATTGGTTAAAATCGGTTGTATTTCACCCTAACGGACAACTCATTGCTAGTGGTGGACAAGACCAAATAGTTAGATTGTGGGATATCAATACAGGTAAATGTACAAAAGAGTTACAGGGGCATAATGATTGGATACGATGTTTAGTCTTTAGCCCCGATGGTCAAATTCTCGCTAGTGGGAGTAGTGACTTTACAATTAGATTATGGGATGTTCAAACTGGAGAATGTACCAAAATTTTACAACAAGATACTGGAAAATTATTTTCAATAGTATTTAGTCCTGATGGACTTAAACTAGCCATTGCTTCTGGTCGGACAATACAGCTTTGGGACTTTAATACAGAACAAAATATTTATGAGATAAGAGCGCATACTCGTTCTATAACAAAACTTTCTTTTAGTTGTGATGGTCAAACTATTGCCAGTCTTAGTTATGATAACACTGTAAAACTTTGGGATGTTCCAACTGGTAAATGCCTTAAAACTCTAGTAGGAAGGAAAAATGAAAATTGGTCAAGAGCGGGTGCTTTTAGCTTTAACACAACAATTGTTGCTACCTGTAGTGATGACTATATAGCAAAGCTTTGGAATATTTATACTGGTCAATGTTTAATGACTTTGGAAGAACATACCGGACAAATTAAGGCATTTGCTTTTAGTTTTGATGATCAGATTCTTGCTAGTGGAAGTGATGATTTAAGTATAAACCTTTGGAATGTATATACAGGTAAATGTTTAATCACATTGCAGGGACATACTAGAACAATATCATCAATTAGTTTTAGTACCAATAGTAAAGTTCTTAGCAGTTGTGCCGAAGATGGCATAATCAAAATTTGGGACATTGAAACTGGCGAGTGTCTAAAAACCTTGAGAAGCGATCGCCCTTATGAACGCATGAACATCACAGGCGTTAAAGGCTTAACCGAAGCTGAAAAAGCTACGCTTAAAGCATTAGGTGCGGTGGAAGATTGGAAATAAATCTGGAACGATATGCAAGCTATGTTGAGGCGAACACGCCACCCTTGTCCTGACATTGATATAGTAGGAGCGATCACACTGCCAATTCTGATACGTATGTATGGATTGGAACTAGCCCATCGCAGTAGCAAATCTATTCCCAGCTTTCTCCCTCTTCACCATACTGGGCTGGCGGTTCACCATGAGATTCAAGAATCTTAGGCTTTTTTATTTTGGCATTAGCCGGCTCAATTTTTTCTAGCTGCAAATCAAATTCCCATTCTTGCAGTAAATCAAAGATAAATTGTAAATGACTATCTACCTCTAGGGATAAATTGCCTAAACGAAAATCGCAGGTATCAGGGGGAATTTCGACAACAGGATGATTAAATTCCAAAGTTCTTCCTAAACGGTCTTTGTGAATAAATCTGTAGAGGTGTTCTGGGTCAAAATCAAATGCTTGCACAATTGCACCAGCGACTTCATCTAAATTAAAGTAACTGGGAATAGCAATCCGTCGCCAAGCATCCTGTAAATTAGCTTTAAATATATAAACCCCATCAGTAAAACCGCCTTCAGCAATCACTAAAGTTTGTGACCATTCCGGGAAATAGGGTTGGAGATAAGGTTTTAAATTGTCAAAAGCTATGCGAAAATCTAACCGAAAATTGGCGTAATCTTCTATTTGGATATTTGAGCGACTTTCTGTTAATACAGCCATAACAGCATTACCCCAAGCCTTGGGGTTAACATGAGTAAAATGCCAGCCTTTAGCGGCTTGTGGTTTTCCTGATGTCAGTTCAATTAATCCAAATAAATGTAAGAGAGCAAGATTGTGGAAACCAGGATAATAAACTAATTTATCTTGTTCTGAGTAATTATTAATTTTCAATCCTGATGATGGGAGATTGTTCCAAAATAATAAACAGCGATA
This window of the Nostoc sp. ATCC 53789 genome carries:
- a CDS encoding plasmid pRiA4b ORF-3 family protein, yielding MSNLFSLIPDQIRDKLPLTEDKKELLQQQTITQDIPGTILRDFQTILELLQPNGVEVSSTYHQLSLKYLQQLNSQLSYPIDINLKRPVQKSYPYIHGLYFLLRTSGLSQVITEGKKSKLVLDPKNLQIWQGLNHTEQYFTLLESWLVWGESELLGDQRDMFDQAYRCLLFWNNLPSSGLKINNYSEQDKLVYYPGFHNLALLHLFGLIELTSGKPQAAKGWHFTHVNPKAWGNAVMAVLTESRSNIQIEDYANFRLDFRIAFDNLKPYLQPYFPEWSQTLVIAEGGFTDGVYIFKANLQDAWRRIAIPSYFNLDEVAGAIVQAFDFDPEHLYRFIHKDRLGRTLEFNHPVVEIPPDTCDFRLGNLSLEVDSHLQFIFDLLQEWEFDLQLEKIEPANAKIKKPKILESHGEPPAQYGEEGESWE